The following coding sequences lie in one Armatimonadota bacterium genomic window:
- a CDS encoding transcription elongation factor GreA — MEELDLEQSAPVLLTAEGHQRLKEELKHLTVNKRNEIAERIRESKDHGEFSEDNNELDEIKIEQAMVESRIAELKSILSGAEILDPSQVDTSKVSLGTLVKVKDADRGIEFEVRMVASIEANPDEDMISEESPMGEALMGCQVGDTAEFEVPAGKIRYTVASIRS, encoded by the coding sequence ATGGAAGAATTAGATTTAGAACAGAGTGCACCGGTCCTGCTGACCGCCGAAGGACACCAGCGGCTCAAAGAAGAGCTCAAGCATCTGACCGTCAACAAGCGGAATGAGATCGCCGAAAGGATTCGCGAAAGCAAGGATCACGGAGAATTCAGCGAAGACAACAATGAGCTCGACGAAATCAAAATCGAGCAAGCAATGGTCGAAAGCCGTATCGCCGAACTGAAATCGATCCTCTCCGGCGCCGAGATCCTCGATCCTAGCCAGGTTGACACCTCAAAGGTCAGCCTCGGCACGCTCGTCAAAGTCAAAGATGCCGACCGGGGGATCGAATTCGAAGTCCGCATGGTCGCCAGCATCGAAGCCAATCCGGACGAGGATATGATCAGCGAAGAATCGCCCATGGGTGAAGCCCTGATGGGCTGCCAAGTCGGGGATACCGCCGAGTTTGAAGTGCCGGCCGGCAAAATCCGGTACACCGTCGCGTCGATCAGGTCCTAA
- the secE gene encoding preprotein translocase subunit SecE, whose amino-acid sequence MRRGLGSFFKDLQREAKQVSWPTPSETTRLTGTVLAVCFLTSFFLFLLTLLVQTLFKMVGVQ is encoded by the coding sequence ATGCGGCGCGGACTCGGCAGCTTTTTCAAAGACCTGCAACGGGAGGCCAAGCAAGTGAGCTGGCCGACACCAAGCGAAACCACCCGATTGACCGGAACCGTCTTGGCGGTGTGCTTCTTGACATCGTTTTTCCTGTTCCTGCTGACCTTGCTGGTGCAGACCTTGTTCAAAATGGTGGGGGTGCAATAA
- the nusG gene encoding transcription termination/antitermination factor NusG, protein MARAWYAVHTISGHEKKVSEMLRRRADIANLWNVDVFDIMIPTEKELVTRNGKRAERDRKVFPGYILVQMYLNDDTFKLVKGTNGVTGFVSSGNRPVPLEDYEVRRILSNLEQSQEAPKVSFNKTDIVRVIEGPFADYTGRIEEVNPDREKVKVMISIFGRDTAVELDFAHVQKE, encoded by the coding sequence ATGGCGCGAGCATGGTATGCCGTCCACACCATCTCCGGACATGAGAAAAAGGTCAGCGAAATGCTTCGGCGCCGGGCCGACATCGCAAACCTCTGGAATGTCGATGTCTTCGACATCATGATCCCCACCGAAAAGGAGTTGGTCACCCGGAATGGCAAGCGGGCCGAGCGCGACCGAAAGGTCTTCCCTGGCTATATTTTGGTGCAGATGTACCTAAACGACGACACTTTCAAACTCGTCAAGGGCACCAACGGCGTCACGGGCTTCGTCAGTAGCGGCAACCGCCCTGTCCCCCTTGAAGATTATGAAGTTCGCCGGATCCTCAGCAACCTGGAGCAAAGCCAGGAAGCACCGAAGGTCTCCTTCAACAAGACCGATATCGTCCGCGTGATCGAAGGCCCGTTTGCCGATTACACCGGCCGGATCGAGGAAGTGAACCCAGACCGCGAGAAAGTCAAAGTGATGATCTCGATCTTTGGCCGGGATACTGCCGTCGAGCTCGACTTCGCCCACGTTCAAAAGGAATAG
- the feoB gene encoding ferrous iron transport protein B, whose product MSKSIESPVDPRTHPLVALVGNPNAGKTSLFNALTGSNQKVGNYPGVTVERVSGWMEIDGVKVEVLDVPGLYSLSAISTDEEVAVGAISGADGHPDLVVYVLDASNLERNLFLFSQLSDTGLNVIVALTLIDVVHRESADIDLVALTKHLGCEVVPVVAHKGEGLGELRDAIARGIEDPRELELDVGFPKVVTDAADRVVEKVNRWGVDLKPREARCVLLDEHCSTGDRFREIPELWQVVEEERKVVFGHSVQAKTVDAQARYAWSSRVKKDSYLPPSVPRGRTKTDLVDAVLTHRLFGVVVFLAIMYVVFQSIYTLATPFMDLIDTGKNLLADWVGTALAPMPTVRSLVVDGVIEGIGSVLVFLPQIMILFFFISVLEGTGYLARAAFLMDRLLGWCGLNGRAFIPLLSSYACAVPGVMAARVMPDQRSRMMTILVAPLMSCSARLPVYVLLIGAVIEPRYGPVWAGACLFLMHFVGLAVAIPVVLVLNKGVFKGKRLPFMMELPKYQWPRWRDVGLTVFSRAKVFLSTAGTIIFAMTVVIWALLYFPRGDEARYRKEYLAKSGVAAAKADPVALEHYFEMRQREDSVLGRFGRAIEPAFVPAGFDWRITTAILAAFPAREVVVPAMGILFGEGRDTDEESPTLRTSIQKAKWPDGRPLMTPWTSASLMVFFALCCQCTATLAAIKRETNSWKWAAFAFTYMTVLAYIVSVGIQQLGRLFG is encoded by the coding sequence GGTTCAAACCAAAAGGTGGGGAACTATCCTGGGGTCACGGTGGAACGGGTCTCCGGTTGGATGGAGATCGACGGAGTCAAAGTCGAAGTCCTTGATGTCCCCGGGCTTTATTCGCTATCAGCCATTTCAACTGATGAAGAAGTCGCCGTCGGGGCAATCTCCGGGGCCGATGGGCATCCTGATTTGGTGGTTTACGTCCTGGATGCCAGCAATCTGGAGCGCAACCTCTTCTTATTTAGCCAACTCAGCGATACGGGCCTGAACGTGATCGTCGCGCTCACCCTGATCGACGTCGTCCATCGGGAATCGGCGGACATCGACCTGGTGGCCTTGACCAAGCATCTGGGGTGCGAGGTCGTTCCGGTCGTCGCCCACAAGGGGGAAGGGTTGGGAGAACTTCGGGATGCGATTGCCCGGGGCATTGAAGACCCCCGTGAACTGGAGCTTGACGTGGGGTTTCCTAAAGTGGTCACCGACGCGGCCGACCGGGTGGTCGAAAAGGTCAACCGTTGGGGCGTTGACCTCAAGCCGCGGGAAGCCAGGTGTGTGCTGCTGGACGAACATTGCTCGACCGGCGACCGCTTCCGAGAAATCCCCGAGCTTTGGCAGGTCGTCGAGGAGGAACGCAAGGTTGTGTTCGGCCATTCGGTCCAGGCAAAAACGGTCGATGCCCAAGCAAGGTATGCCTGGTCAAGCCGGGTCAAAAAGGACAGCTACCTTCCGCCTTCCGTCCCTCGGGGGCGGACGAAAACCGACCTAGTCGATGCCGTGCTCACCCACCGCCTGTTTGGCGTTGTCGTTTTTTTGGCGATCATGTACGTGGTCTTCCAATCCATCTACACCTTGGCAACGCCGTTCATGGATTTGATCGACACGGGCAAGAACCTCTTGGCGGATTGGGTCGGCACGGCTTTGGCCCCCATGCCCACGGTGCGCAGCCTTGTGGTCGATGGGGTCATCGAAGGGATCGGCAGTGTGTTGGTGTTTTTGCCGCAGATCATGATCCTTTTCTTTTTCATCTCGGTATTGGAAGGGACCGGATATCTGGCCCGGGCGGCGTTCCTGATGGATCGCTTGCTGGGATGGTGCGGCTTGAATGGCCGGGCATTCATTCCATTGCTGAGCAGTTACGCTTGTGCGGTCCCGGGAGTGATGGCCGCCCGGGTGATGCCAGACCAGCGGAGCCGCATGATGACCATTTTGGTGGCGCCGCTGATGAGTTGTTCGGCCCGGCTCCCGGTGTATGTCTTGTTGATTGGAGCCGTCATTGAGCCGAGGTATGGCCCGGTTTGGGCTGGGGCCTGTCTGTTTTTGATGCACTTCGTTGGCTTGGCGGTGGCGATCCCGGTCGTCTTGGTGTTGAACAAGGGGGTGTTCAAAGGGAAGCGCCTGCCATTTATGATGGAGCTCCCCAAATACCAATGGCCGCGATGGCGGGATGTGGGGCTGACGGTGTTCAGCCGGGCCAAAGTATTCCTTTCAACGGCGGGGACGATCATTTTCGCGATGACAGTTGTGATTTGGGCCCTCCTCTATTTCCCAAGGGGAGATGAGGCCCGTTACCGGAAGGAGTATCTGGCGAAAAGCGGGGTGGCTGCGGCCAAGGCAGATCCAGTTGCCTTAGAACACTACTTTGAAATGCGCCAACGGGAGGATTCCGTCCTCGGCCGCTTTGGCCGGGCAATTGAGCCGGCTTTTGTCCCCGCCGGGTTCGATTGGCGGATCACCACCGCCATTTTGGCGGCGTTCCCAGCCCGCGAGGTGGTCGTCCCGGCCATGGGGATCCTGTTCGGGGAAGGTCGCGACACGGATGAAGAATCCCCCACGCTCCGGACATCGATCCAAAAGGCGAAATGGCCGGATGGCCGCCCCCTGATGACCCCATGGACATCCGCCAGCTTGATGGTGTTCTTTGCGCTTTGCTGCCAATGCACGGCCACGCTGGCTGCGATCAAACGCGAAACAAACAGTTGGAAATGGGCGGCGTTTGCGTTCACCTACATGACGGTATTGGCGTATATCGTTTCTGTGGGCATCCAACAATTAGGGAGGCTCTTCGGGTGA